The Phacochoerus africanus isolate WHEZ1 chromosome 9, ROS_Pafr_v1, whole genome shotgun sequence genomic sequence AAGAGCCCGTGCTTAGCTATCTGCCAAGGATGTTTAAACTAAGCGAACCGCAAAGGAGGGGGCACCTAGCAAGATCTAGGcgggaaaggagaaaaattccTTCTCctgagaccctccaagacccatcgccccacccccccaaagcCCCGCCCCCGGAATACTGCGAAGCCCCGCCCCAAGCCGcaagtctttaaaaaaacagGGCTGGGCCTAGAGGCAGCAGTAGGTATAGCTTAATTTTAGCTGAACTGCCTGGatctacaaataaggaaactgagaccccacTGGGGAACCGGCTTTCTGGACCCTTAGAATGTACCCATTTATTTCCACTTCCCCTCCTTAGCTACCTGTTGCCATGGTGATGAGAGCAGGCTCCGGCTGAGGCTCAGACTGCGGCTGAAGGAAGCTGGAAAGGCTGAGCACCGGGCTGGACATACTGACCATTAGCCACTTCCCGTCCAGGGCCCGCGGGCACCTCTGCTCCGGAGTCAAGCCGCTGACCCAGTCGGGCGAGGCGGGGAGTGGGATATAGTGGCTCATCTCGCAGCGTGGCGCGGGGGCGTCCCGGGGGTACTGCCTGAAGGCGGCTAGGAGGGCTCCCGCAGGGTCTGtgagagcagagaagggaggtGTAACTGTAGAGTCGCCGCCAGCAAAGGGGCACGAAGGCGGGATTTCAAACGGGCAAACCACCCGGTAGTGAGCGATTCACAGGTATTCCAGCTTCATTTTACGGAGGAGGAAACAGGCCCGCGGACACTGCAAGACCCAAAGAGGAGAGGGGGTTTCGGTGGAGGCGACGGAATTGGGAGCGAGTCGGGAAAGGCTCACCATGCACTTTGAGGTAGAGCTCCGGATCGAGGTCCGGCCGAGGAGGTGGGCTCCCGGGGCCCTGGCGCAGCAGCAGGGCAGCGGGTTTCTTGGACAGCTGACCCCGGCCCGCATCCTCCACGAACCAGCACTCGATCACCGCGGGACCCACCGAGACGGTGGACGCCAAGCCTGGGGTGGAAGGGTGTGGGTGAGGGGTTGGCCCCAATGTCAGGTGGTCcgacctctccccaccccctaccccccacccctgccatggCGGGGTCACCTCCCACCGCTTCTCTGAGCAGAGAGTCGCCGGGGTTAGCTCACCCAAAGCTACTACAGAGAGGAGCAGAGACAGAGGCTTCATGGCGTCGCGATCCTCTCAGCTCCGcagcctcctcttccccctttcaCTTTCACTTTCCTCCAAAGGCCGCAGGTGGGACGGAGGAAATCCCCGCTCGGGTTAGGTGAAGGCGAGGGAGGCAGGTGCTTCCCCGCAGGCTGCACCAGAACCTCCTCTCCAGTTCTGGTCTGGGGACCTCAGTCGCACGCACTCCCTGCCCCGCCCTCCTGGACCACCCAACACCACAAAGTCCGGAGCCCTCCCGCCCTCTgggctcccccttcctctccGCCAGAATCCCCTTCCCTGAGAACCATCCCTCCACCATCCCCCACCTGTGCCAAGTCCCCAGCAAACACATAGGGGGTGTCGGGAAGCCAAGTGAAAtgaccaataaatattttaatcaccatttaaaaaaaataagatttaaaataaaaactcctaCAACTTACTCCCTCCTTGTCttcactcccccctccccagtgagAATCAAGGTGGGGGACCccaaggtgggggaggagaggttaGGGTGGAAATAAGGGGCACATCCTTTGAGGGACAGGGTATGTTCCAGGACAAGGGTGGGGCTCAAAGACCTGGTCCCCACAACAACACAAACACAGACTTCAGGTACAGACTACAACCACCTGACCCTTGACCCAGCGACTCCAGGATGCTCCACtagccccctctccctccccactccccaccgtGTGCGCCCTATTCTACTCTGGGGCTGGGGCTTCAGTGTACCCATCTGAGGGGGACGAAGGGCTGGGTTTGGGGATactttggggaggaggggctccAGAGTGGAATGGGGTGATCCGTGGTGCAACGCGGTCCCAACTCCAGAATATGTACAAGTCTATTGAGATAGGAAGACAGTAGGTGTGTGGGGACACCACGTAAGAGCCACAGGGCCCCTGGCTCCCGTTCCTCTTCCCTCCTTCGAAGGCTACCCCCAGTAGCCCGCCTCTTCAGTTTGCTCCTCCGCCCCCACCGAAGCCCATTTCCACCTTATGGACACTGGGCGGGGACCAGACCCGTCGGCTGGACGGGGGCGTGGTCCCACTCGCCTCGTCGCCGCTGCCCCGGCCTGGAGACTCTCTCTTGGGTTGCACGGCTGGCCTGGTGGGCCCCCCGGGTcccgccccagccccggccccgcccccacctaGGCGGTGCCGGCGCTCACAGTGTCCCCGATGGCGCATGAAGCTGTCTCGCCACATGAACTTCTTGGCGCAGACGCCGCACTCGTAGGGCTTGAGGCCTGTGTGAGTCTTCATGTGCTCCGTCAGGTGATGCTTCATCTTGAACTTCTTGTTGCACACGGGGCAGTCAAAGGGCCGCAGGTTCAGGTGCATGTTCACGTGCCGATCGCGCATGCTCTTATGGGAGAAGGccttcccacagtggcacagaaAGATCTTATTTCCATCCCCACTGCCTGTCCCTCCAGGGGTCCCGCCAGTGCCACCCGGCATGCCCAGGGCCCCTGCTGACGCGCCCCCCAGCGTCACAGCCCCGTGTTCAGTttggttccctggtggctggcCTGGAGcctgtgaggaggaggaggaggtggatgAAGAGGATGGGAAGACTAGGATCTGGTTGCCCTGCATGTCCAGCGGAAGCAGGGGCctaggagggtgggagggagcatAGGAGGAAGGGGTTGGTCCCCCTGAATCCTCAAGCCCCCCTCCGGGACCCCCACTCTCATAGGGGCCAAAGTCATTGGAGGACTCACAGAAATTGACCTGCTCCTCTCCCTTGTCCGGAGGCTCAGACAGGGTCCGGACATCACTAATGCTAAGGGTCGTCTCAGGTTCTCCCCCTGGTGGAACACGGGAGCCACCCCCCAGCTCTTCATCTTCATCATCCTCACAGGTCAACACCaagtcttcctcctcctcatcttcctccaGGTCTGGGTCTTGGGGAGCCAGGGGTGCTGGTGCGGGGCAGGTTCCACCCCGCTTCACGTACACCCAGTGTTTCTGTGGTACGATGCTGGGGGGTGCATAGACCGGCCGCCGGAGCCCAGCCCCAGGGACCACCGCCCCCCTCCCATCCCCGCCATCATCACACAGCTCATCTGCCTCCAGCAGCAGCTTCCCAGAGGTAGCCCCTCCACTGCCGACCACCGGGGCTGGGAACACGGGGCCACCACCTCGACGCTCCCCGCTGCCCACTGCAGAAGCGGCAAAAGCCTCTTGGGATGAAGAGGAGAAATCAGCGGACTCCCGGGGGCTGAAGTAGTTGCTGCTGCTGGGGGACTGATTCTCACTGGCCCGGCTGGAGGCATGAGAGCGCACGGAGCCCACAGCAGCAGGGGCTACACTGCCCCCACTCCCGGGGGGGACCCCTGCACCAGGGACAGTGACGGATGTGGCTGCAGCAGtagtgacggtggtggtggtggctgaggCCCGGCCCTCTCGGAGGAGTTCAGTGCACTTGTCCACGATGTGCCACATCTGGAGCACAGACCCCACTGTGAGGAAGTTGACAATGTCTGCAGCGGCCATGCTGAGGCGGCCAGTGTAAGCTGAAGCCAACACAGTCTCGAAGGCTCCGGGGTCCATGACGCTGGGCAGTGAGATGGAGG encodes the following:
- the ZBTB22 gene encoding zinc finger and BTB domain-containing protein 22, which gives rise to MEPSPMSPGGAALPLPLSLAPPPLPLPAAAVVHVSFPEVTSALLESLNQQRLQGQLCDVSIRVQGREFRAHRAVLAASSPYFHDQVLLKGMTSISLPSVMDPGAFETVLASAYTGRLSMAAADIVNFLTVGSVLQMWHIVDKCTELLREGRASATTTTVTTAAATSVTVPGAGVPPGSGGSVAPAAVGSVRSHASSRASENQSPSSSNYFSPRESADFSSSSQEAFAASAVGSGERRGGGPVFPAPVVGSGGATSGKLLLEADELCDDGGDGRGAVVPGAGLRRPVYAPPSIVPQKHWVYVKRGGTCPAPAPLAPQDPDLEEDEEEEDLVLTCEDDEDEELGGGSRVPPGGEPETTLSISDVRTLSEPPDKGEEQVNFCESSNDFGPYESGGPGGGLEDSGGPTPSSYAPSHPPRPLLPLDMQGNQILVFPSSSSTSSSSSQAPGQPPGNQTEHGAVTLGGASAGALGMPGGTGGTPGGTGSGDGNKIFLCHCGKAFSHKSMRDRHVNMHLNLRPFDCPVCNKKFKMKHHLTEHMKTHTGLKPYECGVCAKKFMWRDSFMRHRGHCERRHRLGGGGAGAGAGPGGPTRPAVQPKRESPGRGSGDEASGTTPPSSRRVWSPPSVHKVEMGFGGGGGAN